The Hugenholtzia roseola DSM 9546 genomic sequence AAAACCAATCAGAAACTGGTACAAAGAAGTGGGCAAAAAGCCTGCAAAAAGGCGATGGCTGCCTGTCAGTCCGTCTAAGACAATTTCGAGCAGTTCGCTATTGATAAGGACAAAACCTGCAAAGATGAGGTAGTGTAGCAAACCCACAATCGGGCGGGCAAACATCTTGCGTTGGGCTACGGCAAATTCTAAGACTTTGCCCAAACCTTTTTGTTTGTTTTCGGGCATTTCCAAATCCCTACCCAAAAGAATATTCCTACGGATAGCCTTGAAACGCTGATACACCAAAAGTGCCGTCGCACCCAAGAGCGCGACAAAAAGCAAAATCTGGAAGATATATGCAAAATAATTGAGAGAATCAGTCATAAAATTGTGAAATTGTTTGAGATAAAAGGGAGGATATGAATTGGCATAGGTCAAGTTTTTGACGCAAAAACGCTTTTGTAGCACGCTTTTGTTTGCACGCTTGCTGCAAAGGTATCAATAAGCCCATAACAAGGCTGCCCCAAGCTATCCTAAAATACAACAAGACAACCAATAAGATAGGGCTTTCAAAGCCACAAGATACCGCAAAAATACTCGGCACGCCTACTATTTGCAAGCAAAAATGCAAACCTTTCGTAAAAATCGCAATATTTTGACTCTTAAAGGCGGCGCAGACCCTTTTTTGGGTATAATTTAGAGCATTTCTAAATTGTAAGCCATAGAAAGCCTCCTCTTTTTGGAAAGTTAGCAATAGAAATAACGCAAAGGCGCAAATTTTGGGAATTTGTCATCAAAAAAAAGGGGCAAAACTTTGTCAAGCCCAAGTTTTCTTACTACCTTTGCAGTCTGTTTTTCAAATATCCCTCTTGTTACATCTTTGTCTTATGAAAAATCCACTCATTGCGCTTGTAGAAAAAGAATACAGCGAGGCTTTGAAGGAAAAGAATTTTCCTGAATTTCGTGCAGGCGATACCATCAACGTTCACGTAAAAATCAAAGAAGGCGATAAAGAGCGCGTACAGCAATTCCAAGGCGTAGTTATCCAACGCCGCCACACTAATAGCAACGGCGAAACTTTTACAGTTCGCAAGGTGTCTAATGGGGTGGGTGTAGAGCGCGTTTTCCCTATCAATTCGCCTAATGTCGATAAAATTGAATTAGTACGCAGAGGCAAAGTACGCAGAGCGCGTTTGTTCTACTTGCGTGGTTTGATGGGTAAAGCGGCACGTATCAAAGAAAGACGCTAATTTTTAAATTGTTAATGGTTAATTGTGAAGGCAAATGCTTCGAGTCCCTATCTTTTTAGGCAGGCTCTGCTTCTCCACAATCGACCTACGATTAACCATTAACAATTCTACTGTGCTTCTTTTCTGCCTTTGATATCGAGTATGAAAACTTCGCTTTTTATAGCCCAACGCTATCTTTTTTCTAAAAAGAAAAAAAATTTTATCAACTTTCTTACCATTCTCTCCGTTATCGGCGTTGCAATAGGCTCGGCGGCACTTGTGGCGGTGCTTTCTGTTTTTAATGGTTTGGAAGAGCTAACGCGAAGTTTGCACACCTCACACAATCCCGAATTGAAGGTCAGCCCAAGCAGGGGCAAAACCTTTCAGGCAGATAGCCTACTTTACACACAAATCCTCGACCTGCCAGAGGTAATCGCCCTAACAGAGGTCATAGAAGACAATGCCCTGCTCCGCTACCAAGATGGGCAGATGGCGGTAAATGTAAAAGGGGTGAGCGATAATTTTTATCAACAATATCGCCTTGCCGAAAAACTTACCGCAGGCGAATTTAAAATCAAAGGCGAGGACGCTTATTTTGCCTTGTTAGGTTATGGCGTGCAGGCGCGTCTTTCCGTTTCGCTTTCCAATGACATCACGCCTTTGGAATTTTGGTATCCAAATCGCGACAAAAAAACAGTATCGCCCACCAATCCTTTGAGTGCCTTTCACAAAGGCAGCCTAAGAGCCGCAGGGGTGCTTTTTATAGAACAGCAATTCGACCAAGCCAACGTCATTGTGCCTATAGAATTTGCAAGCCAACTTATGGATTACCAAAACAAGCGCACTTCGCTCGAAATCAAGACCACCGACGGCAAAGAGAAAACCATTAAGGCACTGCAAAAAAAATTGCGCTCACTTTTGGGCGATAAATTTAAAGTAGAAAATCAGGAAGAGCAGCAAGCCACTATCCTACGCGCTTTTAAAATAGAACGGCTATTTGCCTACATCACCTTTTCGTTTATTTTGGGAATCGCGAGTTTTAATATTTTCTTTTCCTTAGCGATGCTTGCCATAGAAAAGCAGCACGACCATTTTATCCTTTCCGCAATGGGGGCTTCACCTAATTTGTTGCGCAACTTATATCTTATTTTGGGCGCACTTATCGCCTTTGGCGGCGCAATCTTGGGCTTGCTCATGGGCTATCTCTTAGTCTGGACGCAGCAGAAGTATGGCTTTATCAAATTGGGCGTAGAAATGTCTTTGATGAACGCCTATCCTGTCAAGATGGAAGTTACCGACTTTATTTTGGTAGGCATCACCGTTGCAGGCGTTACTTTTTTGGCGGCTTGGATACCTGCCCGAAATGCAGCCCATATCAAATCAAAATAAAATGGTGAATGAGGGTGCAGAAATGAGTCTTTTGTTTAGATATTTTTTTGCTTAGTTTTTTATTTTTTTTCAATCTAAAAAAACATCTCTTTCCAACAGAACCGCCAACTTACTCTTTTTTTACACAATATTCACGTTAAATTGAAGCAGGCACTTGTTTTTCTAAGAGAAAACCCTTATTATTGGATTGCCTACCTACCGTTTTTAGCTTTTTTAGCAAAAAAGAGAACAAAGTCTAAAAACAAAATAGGCAGGGCAGAAGCAAAAAGGGCATTGATGCTACTATTTGCGTACTTTCTCTTAAATCCCATTTGACCTTGAAAGAGAAAATAGACAGCAGAAATTTGGAAAGGCGACATTTTATTTTGCGCTTAGGTATTGAAATTGGTCTGCACACCTTCCTATTCTATTGGGTAGGCAGTTTGCTGACCTTATCGACGCTATGGGGGCAAGCCTTAAATCCTAAGAAACAACTCTCACAGTACATTGCAGAGAGATGGGACACCGAGGCAGGGCTTTCGTCCAGCACCACAACGCGCGTGCGCCAAAATTCGGAAGGCTATCTTTGGGTTACTTCTTATTTAGGCATCAACCGTTTTGACGGCGTTCGCTTCACTACCTACGACCCTTCGAACATCGAGGGCTTACATTCTGTTACCTTCGCCGACCTATTCGAAACGCCTGATAGTGCGCTCTGGTTTGTCGCGACAGGGCGTGGGGGCTTGGTGCGCTATCAAAAAGGGATTTTTCGCTATTTTGGAAAAGATGCGAATTTTATAGAATGTCCGTTGCAATGTATTGCCTTCGACAAACGCTATCCCGACCTGCTTTTTTTA encodes the following:
- the rplS gene encoding 50S ribosomal protein L19, with the protein product MKNPLIALVEKEYSEALKEKNFPEFRAGDTINVHVKIKEGDKERVQQFQGVVIQRRHTNSNGETFTVRKVSNGVGVERVFPINSPNVDKIELVRRGKVRRARLFYLRGLMGKAARIKERR
- a CDS encoding ABC transporter permease, with product MKTSLFIAQRYLFSKKKKNFINFLTILSVIGVAIGSAALVAVLSVFNGLEELTRSLHTSHNPELKVSPSRGKTFQADSLLYTQILDLPEVIALTEVIEDNALLRYQDGQMAVNVKGVSDNFYQQYRLAEKLTAGEFKIKGEDAYFALLGYGVQARLSVSLSNDITPLEFWYPNRDKKTVSPTNPLSAFHKGSLRAAGVLFIEQQFDQANVIVPIEFASQLMDYQNKRTSLEIKTTDGKEKTIKALQKKLRSLLGDKFKVENQEEQQATILRAFKIERLFAYITFSFILGIASFNIFFSLAMLAIEKQHDHFILSAMGASPNLLRNLYLILGALIAFGGAILGLLMGYLLVWTQQKYGFIKLGVEMSLMNAYPVKMEVTDFILVGITVAGVTFLAAWIPARNAAHIKSK